A region of Chitinophaga horti DNA encodes the following proteins:
- a CDS encoding AAA family ATPase: MPFEQPAVQVILMSGLPGAGKDTFIKKHYPDLPVISLDDIREQLNVQATDKSGNGQAIQAAKEQARVYLRKKQPFVWNATNTTRQMRAQLISLFLTYKAAVKIVYLEVPYRKLLAQNKNREAVVPAPAIEKLVRKLEVPALWEAHEVEYHIND, translated from the coding sequence GTGCCCTTCGAACAACCCGCCGTGCAGGTAATACTCATGAGCGGCTTGCCGGGCGCGGGTAAGGATACGTTTATCAAAAAGCACTATCCCGATTTGCCGGTGATATCGCTCGACGATATCCGGGAGCAGCTGAACGTGCAGGCGACCGACAAGAGTGGAAATGGCCAGGCGATACAGGCGGCTAAAGAACAGGCCCGCGTATACCTGCGCAAAAAGCAGCCATTTGTATGGAATGCGACTAATACTACCCGGCAGATGCGCGCGCAGTTGATTAGCCTGTTCCTCACCTACAAGGCGGCCGTGAAAATTGTATACCTCGAAGTACCCTATCGTAAACTGCTTGCTCAAAACAAAAACCGGGAAGCCGTGGTACCCGCACCCGCCATCGAAAAGCTGGTACGGAAGCTGGAAGTACCGGCCTTATGGGAGGCGCACGAAGTGGAATATCATATTAACGATTAA
- a CDS encoding mechanosensitive ion channel family protein, whose product MWNDLENYFDKLPPIFWNLLLTAIALLAGFIFKVIITFFSRYYAKRSTKYSLFYSVLSRIGRPLNFFLPVFIFNLMLPLMRLSDRAATGLDRIVGILIIVAFALLLIGVIKVIEDYINSVFDLSKADNLKERKIRTQLQFVRKFVVSIIIILAGCAILLSFPHLRKIGTGLLTGVGIGGIIIGFAAQRSLANFLAGLQIAFTQPMRIDDVLIVEGEWGRVEEITLTYVVLNIWDKRRLILPINYFIEKPFQNWTRNSAELLGTVFIYLDYTAPMNALREEYSRLLKANELWDGNVNVVQITDAKERVIEVRFLMSATTSGRAFDLRCYIRENMIRFIQENYPEALPKTRAIIEEKQFKEEIRP is encoded by the coding sequence ATGTGGAACGACCTGGAAAACTACTTTGACAAGCTACCACCCATCTTCTGGAACCTGCTGTTGACCGCGATTGCCCTGCTGGCGGGATTTATATTTAAAGTGATCATCACCTTTTTTTCCAGGTATTATGCCAAACGCAGCACGAAATATTCTCTTTTTTACTCGGTTTTATCGCGCATCGGGCGACCACTTAACTTTTTTCTACCTGTCTTCATATTTAACCTGATGTTGCCCCTGATGCGTTTATCGGATCGGGCAGCCACAGGGCTGGACCGCATTGTGGGCATATTGATCATTGTAGCATTTGCCCTCCTACTGATTGGCGTCATTAAGGTGATAGAAGATTACATCAACAGCGTATTCGATCTGTCTAAAGCTGATAACCTGAAAGAAAGAAAGATCCGTACCCAGTTACAATTTGTGCGCAAATTTGTGGTATCGATCATTATTATATTAGCTGGATGTGCTATCCTGCTCAGCTTTCCGCATCTCCGCAAAATTGGTACCGGCTTGTTGACGGGTGTTGGTATCGGCGGTATCATCATCGGTTTTGCAGCGCAACGCTCCCTTGCCAACTTCCTGGCGGGTTTACAAATTGCCTTCACACAACCGATGCGCATCGACGATGTGTTGATCGTGGAAGGCGAATGGGGACGCGTGGAAGAGATCACACTCACATATGTGGTACTCAACATCTGGGATAAAAGAAGGCTCATCCTGCCCATCAATTACTTTATTGAAAAGCCGTTCCAAAACTGGACACGCAATAGTGCGGAGCTGCTGGGCACAGTGTTTATTTACCTCGATTACACCGCGCCGATGAATGCGCTGCGCGAAGAATACAGCCGCCTGTTAAAAGCCAATGAATTGTGGGACGGCAATGTGAACGTCGTACAAATCACCGATGCAAAAGAAAGAGTGATTGAAGTAAGGTTTCTGATGAGTGCCACTACCTCCGGCCGTGCGTTCGACCTTCGCTGTTACATCCGCGAAAACATGATCCGTTTCATCCAGGAAAATTATCCGGAAGCACTTCCTAAAACACGGGCGATCATCGAAGAGAAACAGTTTAAGGAAGAAATCAGGCCGTAA
- the pepE gene encoding dipeptidase PepE — translation MNKNIVLASTSTLFGEAYLQYLTPVIKELFEGIDEIIFVPFARPGGISHDDYTAKAAGAFAELGIKVTGLHTFSDPAAAIHQAKGFFTGGGNTFLLVKQLHEQGLMQVLKNAVENGKPYMGASAGSNIGGINMQTTNDMPIVYPPSFDTMGLVPFNLNPHYIDPIPGVAHMGETRETRIKEFHTQQTIPVVGLREGSWIRVKGRHITMEGSQPAKIFTAGNAAYELEPGSPLNL, via the coding sequence ATGAATAAAAATATCGTGCTGGCAAGCACTTCCACTTTGTTCGGAGAAGCTTATCTGCAATACCTTACGCCTGTTATCAAAGAATTATTCGAAGGCATCGACGAAATTATCTTTGTGCCCTTTGCCCGCCCCGGCGGTATTTCGCACGATGATTATACTGCGAAGGCGGCAGGCGCTTTTGCGGAGTTGGGCATTAAAGTGACAGGTCTGCATACGTTCAGCGACCCCGCCGCGGCCATACACCAGGCAAAAGGCTTTTTTACAGGAGGTGGTAATACATTTCTGCTCGTAAAACAATTGCATGAACAGGGGCTGATGCAGGTGCTGAAAAACGCCGTGGAAAACGGTAAACCCTATATGGGCGCCAGCGCGGGCAGTAACATCGGCGGCATCAATATGCAAACTACCAACGATATGCCAATCGTTTATCCCCCTAGTTTTGATACCATGGGCCTTGTGCCGTTTAACCTCAATCCCCACTACATCGATCCCATTCCAGGCGTAGCCCATATGGGCGAAACCCGCGAAACCCGCATCAAAGAATTTCATACGCAGCAAACTATACCCGTGGTCGGGCTCCGCGAAGGCAGCTGGATAAGGGTGAAGGGCCGTCACATCACCATGGAGGGCTCACAACCGGCGAAAATATTTACGGCGGGTAATGCTGCTTACGAACTGGAGCCGGGCAGCCCATTAAACTTGTAG
- the dusB gene encoding tRNA dihydrouridine synthase DusB has translation MVKIENIELPDFPLLLAPMEDVSDPPFRAVCKENGADLMYTEFISSEGLIRDAIKSRKKLDIFDYERPIGIQIFGGDEDSLAMASRIVDVTNPDLLDINFGCPVKKVACRGAGAGVLKDIDLMVRLTAACVKATRLPVTVKTRLGWDDQSKNIEEVAERLQDVGIKALSIHGRTRAQMYKGEADWTLIGKVKNNPRIKIPIFGNGDIDSPQKALEYKNRYGVDGIMIGRAAIGYPWIFREIKHFVQTGEVLSGPSVQERVNVCKTHLRKSVEWKGPIVGINEMRRHYSSYLKGLPNIKEFRNRLVVLKTPEEVEAVLDEVLTTYDGVEIEHSPIELINYHEKCPL, from the coding sequence ATGGTTAAGATTGAAAATATAGAGCTGCCGGACTTTCCGTTACTGCTGGCGCCGATGGAAGATGTGAGCGACCCGCCTTTCCGTGCTGTGTGCAAGGAAAACGGGGCCGACCTGATGTATACGGAATTTATTTCCAGCGAAGGCCTGATCCGCGATGCGATCAAAAGCCGGAAAAAGCTGGACATTTTCGACTACGAACGGCCAATCGGCATCCAGATATTCGGTGGCGACGAGGATAGCCTCGCCATGGCCTCCCGTATCGTGGATGTGACCAATCCCGACCTGCTGGACATCAACTTTGGCTGCCCCGTAAAAAAGGTGGCCTGTCGCGGTGCCGGTGCCGGGGTGTTGAAAGATATTGACCTGATGGTTCGCCTCACAGCGGCCTGCGTAAAAGCGACCCGCCTGCCCGTAACGGTAAAAACCCGCCTCGGCTGGGATGACCAGAGCAAAAACATTGAGGAGGTAGCCGAGCGCCTGCAGGATGTAGGCATCAAAGCCCTCTCCATCCACGGCCGTACGCGCGCCCAGATGTATAAAGGCGAGGCCGACTGGACCCTCATCGGAAAAGTGAAGAACAATCCCCGCATCAAGATCCCGATTTTCGGGAATGGTGATATCGACAGCCCGCAAAAGGCGCTGGAATATAAAAACCGCTATGGCGTAGACGGCATTATGATCGGCCGCGCAGCGATCGGTTATCCCTGGATTTTCAGGGAAATCAAACATTTCGTGCAAACGGGCGAGGTGTTGTCCGGACCAAGCGTACAGGAACGCGTAAACGTTTGCAAAACGCATCTGCGTAAATCTGTAGAATGGAAAGGTCCGATCGTGGGCATCAACGAAATGCGCCGCCACTACTCCAGCTACCTGAAAGGTTTGCCAAACATTAAAGAATTCCGCAACCGCCTGGTGGTACTCAAAACACCGGAAGAAGTAGAAGCTGTGCTGGACGAAGTGCTTACCACTTACGACGGCGTGGAAATCGAGCATTCGCCGATCGAATTGATCAACTATCACGAAAAATGCCCGCTGTAA
- a CDS encoding alpha-N-arabinofuranosidase — translation MKRAILLAAAMAGIVLSSYAQARLLVNAHAPKETISRHIYGHFSEHLGRCIYDGFWVSDTMQVPKKDRIRMDVVEALKKIKVPNLRWPGGCFADEYHWRDGIGPRENRPKMINSSWGNVTEDNSFGTHEFLELCSLIDCEPYISANVGSGTVQEMNNWVEYLNFDGLSPLTDLRKKNGRDKPWGVEFWGVGNESWGCGGNMTPEYYAGEYRRYATFCKNYPDARLKKIVSGANSNDYNWTEVMMKNIPLNMMWGLSLHHYTIPKNWGDKGSATQFNEREYFLAMRSCMEMETLIQRHSIIMDKYDPNKRVGLVVDEWGIWTNVEPGTNPAFLYQQNSMRDAIIAGTTLNIFNNHADRVKMAELAQTVNVLQAVILTKGRQMLLTPTYHIFDLYKVHQDAKLLPVQLAGPEYNSENDKLQAVNVSASQDASGAIHISFVNIDPNKDITIRTALNGSSWKNVTGQIITSPKFTDINTFEQPGKIVPAAFKGAKKEGEELVVTLPKLSVVVLELK, via the coding sequence ATGAAAAGAGCGATACTCCTGGCCGCCGCCATGGCGGGCATTGTACTTTCCTCCTATGCGCAGGCCCGACTGCTGGTAAACGCCCACGCTCCCAAAGAAACGATCAGCAGGCATATTTACGGTCACTTTTCCGAACACCTGGGCCGCTGTATTTACGACGGATTTTGGGTAAGTGACACCATGCAGGTCCCTAAGAAAGACCGTATCCGTATGGACGTGGTAGAGGCACTGAAAAAGATAAAAGTCCCCAACCTTCGCTGGCCCGGTGGCTGTTTTGCAGACGAATATCATTGGCGCGATGGCATTGGTCCGCGCGAAAACCGTCCAAAAATGATTAACTCCAGCTGGGGTAACGTAACCGAGGATAATAGCTTTGGCACCCACGAGTTCCTGGAGCTGTGCAGCCTGATCGATTGCGAGCCTTACATCAGCGCCAACGTAGGCAGCGGCACCGTGCAGGAAATGAACAACTGGGTGGAGTACCTCAACTTCGACGGACTGAGCCCGCTGACCGACCTGCGTAAAAAGAACGGCCGCGATAAACCCTGGGGTGTTGAGTTTTGGGGCGTAGGCAACGAAAGCTGGGGCTGTGGCGGTAACATGACACCGGAGTATTATGCAGGCGAATACCGCCGCTATGCTACGTTCTGTAAAAACTACCCGGACGCTCGTCTTAAAAAGATCGTATCCGGCGCAAATAGCAACGATTATAACTGGACGGAAGTAATGATGAAAAACATCCCGCTGAACATGATGTGGGGGCTGTCACTGCACCATTACACCATTCCTAAAAACTGGGGCGACAAAGGTTCTGCTACACAGTTCAACGAGCGGGAGTACTTCCTGGCCATGAGAAGCTGCATGGAAATGGAAACGCTCATCCAGCGCCACTCTATCATCATGGATAAATATGACCCGAATAAAAGAGTAGGTCTGGTGGTTGATGAATGGGGCATCTGGACGAACGTGGAACCTGGCACCAACCCTGCTTTCCTTTACCAGCAAAACAGCATGCGCGATGCGATCATTGCCGGCACGACGCTCAACATCTTTAACAACCACGCCGATCGCGTAAAGATGGCCGAACTGGCGCAAACCGTGAACGTACTGCAGGCTGTCATCCTCACCAAAGGCCGCCAGATGTTGCTGACGCCCACGTATCACATATTCGATCTGTACAAAGTACACCAGGACGCTAAACTGTTGCCTGTGCAGCTGGCTGGCCCCGAATACAACTCTGAGAACGACAAACTGCAAGCGGTGAACGTATCTGCTTCGCAGGATGCTTCCGGCGCAATTCATATCTCGTTCGTGAATATCGACCCGAACAAGGACATTACGATTCGCACCGCGCTGAACGGCAGCAGCTGGAAAAATGTAACCGGCCAGATCATCACTTCGCCTAAATTTACAGATATCAACACCTTTGAGCAGCCAGGCAAAATAGTACCTGCAGCTTTCAAGGGTGCTAAAAAAGAGGGAGAAGAATTAGTGGTGACGCTGCCTAAATTATCGGTAGTCGTATTGGAATTAAAATAA
- a CDS encoding YceI family protein: MKRLFYALALVIAVAASAFKPVAGIDWKIAGGYSIKFSAGEAAGIFKELKGTISFDESNLNASKFNVTIPVASINTGNALMNKHAKGTDWFDAGKYPNITFTSSKIVKAGAGYQAQGTLEMHGVKKAVNLPFTFKKAGNGGVFTGTFTVNRNDFRIGEAGGDVSNEIKLEVTVPVTK, translated from the coding sequence ATGAAGAGGTTATTTTATGCATTAGCGCTCGTGATCGCAGTAGCGGCCAGCGCGTTCAAACCCGTAGCGGGCATAGATTGGAAGATTGCCGGAGGTTATTCCATTAAGTTTTCGGCAGGGGAAGCGGCAGGTATATTCAAAGAGCTTAAGGGTACGATCAGCTTTGACGAGAGTAACCTCAATGCATCTAAATTCAATGTTACCATCCCCGTTGCGTCTATTAATACAGGCAATGCGCTGATGAACAAACACGCCAAAGGCACCGACTGGTTCGATGCGGGCAAATACCCGAACATCACGTTCACATCTTCTAAAATTGTAAAGGCAGGCGCCGGTTACCAGGCACAGGGCACACTCGAGATGCACGGTGTTAAAAAAGCGGTAAACCTTCCCTTTACTTTTAAGAAAGCGGGCAATGGCGGCGTATTTACCGGCACATTTACCGTAAACCGTAACGACTTCAGGATCGGCGAAGCCGGTGGCGATGTGTCAAACGAAATCAAGCTGGAAGTTACTGTTCCTGTTACTAAATAG
- a CDS encoding YceI family protein, whose protein sequence is MKKITFIAASLVFSVSAFAQTWKLDAAHSRVGFSLVHMGVNEFHGSFKQTDAVITSSKADFTDATIEIKAEVANINTDNSQRDQHLQKEDMLDAAKFNAIAFKSTTFKKTGAKTYDVAGELTFHGVTKPVTLKAELVGTTTHPMNKKEIAGFKVTGSFKRSDFGVAPGMPEAMLSDVVKIEADTEFIKG, encoded by the coding sequence ATGAAGAAGATTACATTTATCGCAGCGAGCTTAGTTTTTTCCGTATCTGCCTTTGCACAAACCTGGAAACTGGATGCCGCGCACTCACGCGTAGGTTTTAGCCTCGTACACATGGGCGTTAACGAGTTTCATGGCAGCTTTAAACAAACTGATGCCGTTATCACTTCCTCTAAAGCTGATTTCACCGATGCTACCATCGAAATCAAAGCGGAAGTAGCAAACATCAATACAGATAACAGCCAGCGTGACCAGCACCTGCAGAAAGAAGATATGCTGGACGCCGCTAAATTTAACGCAATTGCTTTCAAAAGCACTACCTTCAAAAAAACAGGTGCTAAAACTTACGACGTAGCCGGCGAACTCACTTTCCACGGTGTAACTAAACCTGTTACCCTGAAAGCAGAACTGGTGGGTACTACTACGCATCCAATGAACAAAAAAGAAATCGCGGGTTTTAAAGTGACCGGTTCTTTCAAACGTTCTGACTTTGGTGTTGCGCCAGGTATGCCAGAAGCGATGCTGAGCGATGTAGTTAAAATCGAAGCCGACACCGAGTTTATCAAAGGCTAA
- a CDS encoding winged helix-turn-helix transcriptional regulator gives MIVTNTENQELTIENKIDKVFDMEHCEGILCPIKDILAHLGDKWSIFTILALGQNKVARFNELKKQVNGISQRMLTVTLRSLEENGLVSRQIYPEIPPRVEYALTSLGHSLLGQMLQLAEWATSHRDEIEEARQNFKEKKLVF, from the coding sequence ATGATAGTAACTAATACTGAAAATCAAGAACTTACGATCGAAAATAAAATTGATAAAGTTTTCGACATGGAACATTGCGAAGGTATCCTTTGTCCGATTAAAGACATCCTGGCACACCTTGGCGACAAATGGTCGATCTTTACCATCCTTGCGCTCGGTCAAAATAAAGTGGCCCGTTTTAACGAGCTCAAAAAGCAAGTGAATGGAATTTCCCAACGCATGCTCACTGTTACACTGCGGTCGCTGGAAGAAAACGGCCTTGTTTCGCGCCAGATTTACCCGGAAATACCTCCGCGGGTAGAATATGCCCTCACTTCACTCGGTCATAGCCTTTTAGGCCAGATGCTGCAGCTGGCGGAATGGGCTACCTCGCATCGCGATGAAATTGAGGAAGCCCGTCAAAACTTCAAAGAGAAGAAACTGGTTTTCTAA
- a CDS encoding M13 family metallopeptidase: protein MYKKILTVTTVLAAGLSPIASHAQKAAKVPAFDMSSIDKTASPCSDFDAFANNNWKKNNPIPGTDSRWGAFNILDKENKEVRLKGIILGIVGKSGFKKGSEEQQIADFYKSFLDTVTIAKRGITPLERQLRMIDGVQSLSEWAIVTGEMQKYGVSTVAGFGVEADLKNSKINALYEGQDGLSLGERSYYDRTDESTEKVRAEFVLHVDKMFALAGFKDANPGKTILDFENKVAKLQLTNVELRDPVKTYNKAAFGELKQLMPDFDWSTFATVQGIKSDSVIIQNREYLQGLNKLLKETSLETLKTYSRWQLLTRFAGFLSKPLDDENFRFFATVMRGTKAQRSRIDRAIRSTDGTMGMPLGKLFAKQYFPESSKQKVSEMIENVRTVYGERVDQLTWMSPETKKMAHKKLAAFTYKIGYPDQWKDYSSINIEPGKLVENVIAAALYKHEENVAKIGKAVDKKEWMMTPQTVNAYYNPLNNEIVFPAGILQPPFFNPDADDAINYGGIIAVIGHEFSHGFDDQGSQFDAEGNLQNWWTEEDRKNFDALSGKYINYFNDIEVLPGFKVNGALTIGENIADLGGLTLAYYALKKSLEGKPEPKLIDGYNWKQRFFLGWAQVWHANITEAALRNQIQTDPHSPARERINGPMPHLKEFSDAWGCKPGDKMVLPEGQRIVIW, encoded by the coding sequence ATGTATAAGAAAATTCTAACTGTTACAACAGTGCTGGCCGCCGGCTTGTCCCCAATAGCCAGTCATGCACAAAAGGCCGCTAAAGTGCCTGCGTTCGACATGTCGTCGATCGATAAAACGGCGTCGCCCTGCTCCGATTTCGACGCATTTGCCAACAACAACTGGAAAAAGAACAATCCTATCCCCGGCACCGACAGCCGCTGGGGCGCCTTCAACATCCTCGATAAAGAGAATAAAGAAGTGCGGTTGAAAGGTATCATTCTCGGCATAGTGGGCAAATCCGGCTTCAAAAAAGGCAGCGAAGAACAGCAGATCGCCGATTTCTACAAATCCTTCCTGGATACCGTTACCATCGCAAAACGCGGCATCACCCCTTTGGAGCGCCAGCTGCGCATGATCGACGGTGTACAAAGCCTGAGCGAATGGGCGATCGTTACCGGCGAAATGCAGAAGTACGGCGTATCTACCGTGGCGGGATTTGGCGTGGAAGCAGACCTGAAGAACAGCAAGATCAATGCACTGTATGAAGGGCAGGACGGGCTGAGTCTCGGTGAAAGAAGCTACTACGACCGAACCGACGAAAGCACCGAAAAAGTGCGTGCCGAATTTGTACTGCATGTTGATAAAATGTTTGCCCTGGCCGGTTTCAAAGATGCCAATCCGGGTAAAACTATTCTCGATTTCGAAAATAAAGTCGCCAAACTGCAACTCACGAACGTAGAATTGCGCGACCCGGTGAAAACCTATAACAAAGCCGCTTTCGGTGAACTGAAGCAACTGATGCCCGACTTTGACTGGAGCACCTTTGCTACCGTGCAGGGTATCAAGTCTGATTCTGTGATCATTCAGAACAGGGAATACCTGCAGGGGCTGAACAAACTGCTGAAAGAAACCAGCCTCGAAACGCTGAAAACATATTCCCGCTGGCAGCTGCTGACCCGTTTCGCCGGCTTCCTGTCTAAACCACTGGACGATGAGAACTTCCGCTTCTTCGCGACCGTGATGCGCGGTACTAAAGCACAGCGTTCCCGCATCGACCGTGCCATCCGCTCAACCGACGGCACCATGGGTATGCCACTGGGCAAACTGTTCGCCAAACAATACTTCCCCGAATCATCCAAACAGAAAGTATCTGAGATGATCGAGAACGTACGTACCGTGTACGGTGAGCGTGTAGACCAGTTAACCTGGATGAGTCCTGAAACAAAGAAGATGGCCCACAAGAAACTGGCCGCTTTCACCTACAAGATCGGTTATCCTGATCAGTGGAAAGATTACTCAAGCATCAATATCGAACCAGGTAAACTGGTGGAGAATGTGATTGCTGCTGCACTTTACAAACATGAGGAGAACGTAGCGAAGATCGGCAAAGCAGTAGATAAGAAAGAGTGGATGATGACGCCGCAAACCGTGAACGCTTATTACAATCCGCTGAACAACGAGATCGTGTTCCCTGCCGGCATCCTGCAGCCGCCTTTCTTTAACCCGGATGCGGATGATGCGATCAACTATGGTGGCATTATCGCGGTAATCGGCCACGAATTCAGCCACGGCTTTGATGATCAGGGATCGCAGTTCGATGCGGAAGGTAATTTGCAAAACTGGTGGACAGAAGAAGACCGTAAAAACTTCGATGCCCTTTCCGGAAAGTATATCAACTACTTTAACGACATTGAAGTGTTGCCTGGTTTCAAGGTGAATGGCGCGCTTACGATCGGTGAAAACATCGCTGACCTGGGCGGTCTTACACTGGCTTATTACGCCTTGAAAAAGTCACTGGAAGGTAAGCCGGAGCCGAAGCTGATCGACGGCTACAACTGGAAGCAACGCTTCTTCCTGGGTTGGGCGCAGGTATGGCATGCTAACATTACGGAAGCAGCGCTGCGCAACCAGATACAAACAGATCCTCACTCACCGGCCAGGGAACGTATTAACGGCCCGATGCCGCATCTGAAGGAGTTTTCCGACGCATGGGGTTGTAAGCCTGGTGATAAGATGGTGTTGCCTGAGGGGCAACGTATCGTGATCTGGTAA
- a CDS encoding replication-associated recombination protein A — protein sequence MQHSSIPLAERLRPRTLADLVGQEHLTGEGSILRRALEQGKIPSMILWGPPGVGKTTIANIVAHTLNVPFYTLSAIAAGVKEVREVIEMAKHQQQAVLFIDEIHRFNKSQQDALLGAVEKGTITLIGATTENPSFEVNAALLSRSQVYVLKGLGTEQLHQLIAQAMERDEWLQNQQIELKETEAMFNISGGDARKLLNLFELVVQSLGHESPIVITNEKVMAIAQQRVAIYDKSGEQHYDIISAFIKSIRGSDPNGAVYWLARMIAGGEDVKFIARRLLILASEDIGNANPNALLLATSCFQAVSMIGYPESRIILSQCVTYLASSPKSNASYEAINRAQSVVSQTGDLQVPMHIRNAPTKLMKQQGYGKDYKYSHSYENNFSAQEYLPEGLTGTKFYNPGNNQREDELRRYLKNLWKDKYGY from the coding sequence ATGCAACATTCCTCCATACCGTTGGCGGAACGCCTCCGCCCTCGAACCCTGGCCGACCTTGTTGGACAGGAACACCTCACCGGCGAGGGAAGCATCCTGCGCAGGGCGCTGGAACAGGGTAAGATCCCATCCATGATCCTGTGGGGACCTCCGGGTGTAGGAAAAACAACGATCGCTAACATTGTAGCACATACATTGAACGTACCTTTTTACACGCTCAGCGCTATTGCGGCAGGCGTAAAGGAAGTACGTGAGGTTATAGAGATGGCTAAACACCAGCAACAGGCGGTGTTATTCATCGACGAGATCCATCGTTTTAATAAATCGCAGCAGGACGCATTGCTGGGTGCTGTTGAAAAAGGTACGATCACCCTGATCGGTGCCACTACCGAAAATCCATCTTTCGAAGTGAATGCGGCTTTGCTGTCGCGATCGCAGGTGTATGTGCTGAAAGGTCTTGGTACCGAGCAGCTGCACCAGCTGATCGCACAGGCGATGGAGCGGGACGAATGGCTGCAAAATCAACAGATCGAGCTAAAGGAAACAGAGGCGATGTTTAACATCTCCGGCGGCGACGCCCGTAAACTGTTAAACCTGTTCGAACTAGTGGTACAATCGCTCGGCCACGAATCTCCCATTGTGATCACAAATGAAAAAGTAATGGCCATCGCACAACAGCGTGTAGCCATCTACGATAAGTCCGGCGAACAGCATTACGATATTATTTCTGCTTTTATTAAGTCGATCCGCGGTAGTGATCCTAACGGCGCCGTGTATTGGTTGGCGCGTATGATCGCAGGTGGAGAGGATGTAAAGTTCATAGCACGCAGGCTGCTGATCCTGGCATCAGAAGATATCGGCAATGCCAATCCGAACGCGCTGTTGCTGGCTACGAGCTGCTTCCAGGCGGTATCGATGATCGGTTATCCGGAATCGCGCATCATCCTTTCGCAATGCGTGACTTACCTCGCCTCGTCACCAAAGAGCAATGCCTCTTATGAAGCGATCAACCGTGCGCAAAGTGTGGTGTCGCAAACAGGCGACCTGCAGGTGCCCATGCATATCCGTAATGCACCTACCAAGTTGATGAAACAACAAGGATACGGGAAGGACTATAAGTACTCGCATAGTTACGAAAACAACTTTTCTGCGCAGGAATACTTGCCGGAAGGGCTCACAGGCACAAAGTTCTACAATCCTGGCAATAATCAGCGCGAAGACGAATTACGCCGTTACCTCAAAAATCTCTGGAAAGACAAATACGGTTATTGA